The Hyla sarda isolate aHylSar1 chromosome 2, aHylSar1.hap1, whole genome shotgun sequence genome includes the window ATAAAGtgatctgattgctatgggcaacttttcctctggacagattgagaaatctcccccaatggagtTAAATACATACCTGTAGTGTCCCTCTGAAAATCCATTTCTATGCCTGCTGAATTGCACACAGGAGGCAGGCCTGCCAGATGAATTTAGATTGTCACTGGTAATGTGAGCACTCATGAGACTAgagcccatgaatattcaaattcacccgaCAGGCCCACCTCCTGTGTGCAAGTCAGGCAGGATAGAaaaggatcttcagagggacaccGCTCCAGACTACAGGTACATACTTAAAAGGAGTAGTCCTgtcctgaaaaacatatcccctatcctaaagaataagggataagtttcagatcgcactTAAAATTTAAAGATTGTAACCCTACCAGTActtagcttctgaagtggagttcttttctgtctgacaacagtgctctctgctgacacctgtctcaggaactgctctggacagtctgaGGCAGGTGTCAGACAAAACTCCTCAACTAgagctgctaagtactggtaggattaagtttttttaaataaaagtagtttacaaatctaactttctggagccagttgatatgaagattgtttttcacaggaatacccAGGAAATGCTGTTatgagtttgccacaagccatgtGGAAGAAGGAGTTTTAGTCTGATGAGACCATAACATTTTGGCCTCAGTGCCAATTGCCATATGTGACAGAAACTGATCACTGGACACAATCCTTACAGTATAACATGGTAGCACCTTGCTGTGTGGATGCTACTGTTCAGCAAGTACAGGGAAACTGGTCCAGATTTTAACCTTCAAAGTACTACGTATGTTAtgtataaaagataaaaaaataaactataaatGTTTAGCAGACTGCTTTTGCTAAATTGGACTAGGACTACACAGGGACTTGTCCATTATCCTAGATGTAATTTTGGTGATTGCAGTGCTACTATATGGCCTCAGAAAAAGACATTAAGGTTGAGAGATAGGCAATTCAAATTTGGGTTCAGTATTGGCACAGCTCCTTGAAAATTCCACGCACTCAGTTTGATGCATCCCAATGTTTTACTTCAGAAACACATGGTCTTTACAGAGATGTTTTATTGGAAATTTTAAATACACTTTGCCAACATTATCCATTACAGACAGGCAAAAAGCATTACTGAGGATGAAGGTGTTGTGGATGAGTGCTTTCAAGGAAACATTTTAATAAGTCTTTAAGAGTGCTCTTCTGCAAGTTTTTCAGCCTTTGCTACTGCTTCCTCAATAGGTCCTACCATGTAGAAAGCCTGTTCGGGCAGATGATCATATTCCCCTGcaagaaaaatttaaattttatattttcacTATGACTCCGTCCCAAAGTTGTAGTGCAGAGTGCTTGAGTTTCAATAAGTGGTGCCAAAACCTCAATGGCAttcattttttgtaaaatagTGTCAACAGAATCAATAGATTGGCCccaatttactaagagtggagcgtAGTTCTTTGtggtttaattccctacaattttcccacagtatttactaaggttaccctacattttgcacttttcccaaaattttactttttttttacacatgctctgatttgTCAAGTTTCTAACCTCAAGTCCtcaaattttctgtggaaaccttagtaaatatatattttttgcgaaAGTGCCATGCCCTTTTTGGCTACCACACCCAGTTTTCCACGACTTTCACACCCATTTTTCgtgttctcagtaaaatggagagttagtcaggattctttcaattctggcacacaacccaacaaaacatgtcaggtttaagATAGTAAGTCAGGGCCATTATCTCCATTTTAAATTACCTTGAAGGATCTGCTTGAATCCCTTAATGGTCTCTTTGAGTGGAACCAGTTTGCCGGCATGTCCAGTAAAGACTTCAGCAACCTGGAATGGCTGGGACAAGAAACGCTGGATCTTGCGAGCTCTGGCTACAGTAAGTTTGTCTTCTTCTGACAGTTCATCCATACCCAAGATAGCAATGATATCCTGCAGTGACTTGTAGTCCTATACGGAAGAGGGACATTCAGGGTACAATGAGAAGTTCAAAAGCTACAAGGAGCTCACAACAGGGTATTCAAATGAACACTGAACAAACCTGCAAAATCTTCTGCACACCACGAGCTACATCATAGTGCTCATTACCCACAATATTGGGGTCCATGATACGGGAGGTTGAATCCAAGGGATCCACAGCAGGGTAAATTCCAAGCTCAGCAATAGCACGAGACAATACAGTTGTAGCATCCAAGTGAGCAAATGTGGTAGCGGGGGCAGGATCTGTCAAGTCATCAGCAGGTACATAGATTGCCTAGAATACAAAAAAGGTGGAGAACTTGAAAATTAAGCCTAACTACTGACAGAAACCCACATAAGATAAGTAATGCCTTCTCAGATTCAAAGTTGCTTCAGCAAACTCAGTAGAACGAAAGTCTGATGTTACTCATCATTTAAGGCATTTGGTACAGCTATAATCACATTCAGAATTGTTCTGTACGTGGATAGCTATTATATCGCAAGAGCTCACCACACAaagcaaacatacaaattttgaccATATATTTTCAAAGTTAAACCTATGACATTCCAAGAGATCACTTCacaagcctgctgcatcaggTGGTACAAACCTGCACAGAGGTAATAGATCCCTTCTTTGTGGTTGTAATTCTCTCCTGCATTGTACCCATATCAGTGGCCAGAGTTGGTTGGTAACCGACAGCTGAGGGAATACGTCCCAGCAAGGCAGACACCTACAGAACACAAACAAATTTAGCATTCTGAAACGTACTCATGTCATGTAGCAGAGAGGCAGAAGTTAAGTGATTACCTCTGAACCAGCCTGGGTAAACCTGAAGATATTGTCAATGAAAAGCAGCACATCTTGTCCTTCTTGatctctgaagtattcagcaacAGTAAGTCCAGTCAAAGCAACACGAGCTCTGGCACCAGGTGGTTCATTCATCTGTCCGTATACCAGAGCCacctttaagtaaaaaataataaaatttcaGGTTACACATCTGTGTCAAGGTTTAAATATGCAGACCTACATACACCGATGTTCTTTAGGGGGggggagaaaataaataaaaaaaaacagcaagttAACTACCTTATGACAAGCCAGCAAGTGCTACTAGACCCACTTATGCTTTGTGATACAGCGAAGTCGGATGAATCACTACTTAAGAGTCACATTTACCAGCTACAGAAAACAGTACTCTAGTGTAGAGTACTCCtgcaaaaaacaacaaacaaaaaaagaaccacacaactcaccttcctgggttccgcGGAgctccactacagctgatcggtcctccggtccatcttcatacttccgtgtgaacgaagcgtcacatggtgctcaaCCTATTATGGGCCAAGGCAGAACATTGcggtggccggcgataggctgagtgccatgtgacgcttcgttcacacggaagtatgatgaacatggaccagaggaccgatcagctgtagtggcactccgcgggaacccaggaaggtgagcgattgtttatttcatttttttgcagcccgggcaggagtactctgcaccagagtactcctttcatTTAATGGCATTGAAGACTCCATGAGAGTTATATTGTAGGTCTTGTCAGAAGCTAAAGAACAAACATGAAGCCTTTGGTCACTGAACCTTCAACTTCACATGTCCAAATCCTGTGGTCTTTGATTAAGACAACAGTCCCCAGCTTAAATAGCTCACTACCACAGAGTGGTTCCAGCTCTGGAAGACTAGGGCAGTCATATTATACTTGTGCCATGTACTACCACATTTTCCATGCAGAAGCTAGAGCATGGAGAAGTGTACAGATGCTGATAGTTCCCTGGCAAAACTAAAGGCCAAATTAAGGCTATCTACACCTCTACAAGACAAACCTTTGATGTTGTGTCCTTCAGGTTGATGACACCAGACTCAATCATTTCATGGTACAAGTCATTTCCTTCACGGGTACGTTCTCCAACTCCAGCAAACACTGAGTAACCACCATGGGCTTTGGCAACGTTGTTGATCAGCTCCATAATAAGCACAGTTTTACCGACACCAGCACCACCAAACAAaccttgaaaaaataaaaaaaaattatatatattttctatatcACAAAACCATTAATCAATTGTGTATTTGTTCCTTAGTCTCTTCAGATTGAGTAGGTGTCCTCAGAAGTCTCAGAAGAACGAAAGTATATAAAATCATCATAAGAAACTATACAATTGTTTTGGTTATATTGAACTGTCAGAGTTCTGAATGTTTGATAAATGTCAAGAGTTAAGACTATTGAACATCCTTTGCCCTCAGACAGCTCAGTATCTATATGAACAAATGAGGCCTTTCTCCACCTATGAGTAGAGTCAAGCATGGTAAGACATTCAACAGAAGCACAAAATATGTACTTACCAATTTTTCCTCCTTTAGCATAGGGGGCAAGAAGATCTACCACCTTGATTCCAGTAACCAGAATTTCCTGCTCAACGCTCATTTCAACAAACTCTGGTGCTTCAGCATGGATAGCAGCATGCCTAAATGTACATACATGACAGAAGTCAGGCAATAGCACGATACACAAGGATTTGTTAATGTgagaacaaagggggagattcatcaatttTGAATGCGAGAAGCAGCTTTTTTGCATTCTTTTCGACTGCTGTGCGCCCTATTTACAAAAAAGGCGCACAGACTTGATAAATATTGCATATTTTTTGTTACCTAAGAAAGCGCTTGGAGATGCCAAAAGCacaggcattttttttaaattacaccaTAATCTAAAATCAGGAAacactatgggcaacacagctaTTTTTCCTTGTCAAGGGGTTAGATATTTCAGCCACACGTTGCTATTTATAGGACCTTTAAAATGAAAGCTTTGAAGTAGTAAAAAAACAAAGAGTTTGGCTTTTTACATTGAAAATTAAGACTCAATTCTAAAAGCTGCGGCCAGATGGAGATATTAAAGCAAAACTGTTCTTTATCAAAAAtgtggatttgtaaattagaaataaagattttacatttaatttggtAAAAAGATCGACCACTTTAGTAAATGTAAAGCAGCACATCAATAAAGTTATGACATTGAATATATATCTCCCCGTTAGCGCATtactaaaaatatgacccccgccagagCATAATGTGACCCTGCCAGCACATTTGtcctaattttctattgcagcGCTATAGGTAAAAATTATATCCATCAGATGgcatccagcagccgccggccagatgatcctgacagatatactattcattcatagcacggcggctgtatatatagaagcgctgtgtggggcagataacgctatatgtctgcccctccagcacatctatatacatatacagcctccactctatgaatgaatagtatatcaggatcatctggccggcggctgctggatgcCATATAATTTTCACCTATAGTgctgcaatagaaaattaggacaaatgtatagatatatatatatatatacacacacacacacgtgctggcaggggggggggggggtggtcatatTTTTATGAATGTGCTGGGGGGGGCAGATATGTAGCCCTCTATGCATCCTCTGTGACATCAGTTCAATCTCAGGTGAGGCTTAAATACTTGTTTACAGGGCGGAGTTAAAGTACTCCAAATACCTCCCACCTCACCGGAGATCTAACCAACTTGGTAATAGTTGAACAATAAAATGCATAAAAGCAACAAAGTTCAGACATGGATGGATCAGAGTACATGTGAAATGAGAAAGGGAAGCAGAATCAATAATGAAATAATTCACGATGGACATTTAGACCCGATGGGGCACTTGtctcccattcccccccccccccccccccccaacgtgaaTTGCCAAAATGCCTGTCAGCCAACTATTCGTAAGCATCCCTCTCTTATTCCAGCATTCACATGTtcaatagtagagatgagcgaagttagtgattcgactcatcacaaacttctctgcagttgctgactttaggctgcatatattagttcagctttcaggtgctccggcggGCTGGAGACTCTCCCCATCTTtcacagcccaccagagcacctgaaagctgacctAATATATGCagcctaaagtcagcaactgcagagTTATGGTCTACAATAAAGCTGCATTTTAGTgctggaccatctatttcttGACAAGGATTTGTTTCCTGGTTAAAGTAAAGTTCAACATAAGGAATttccctactggggggggggggggagaatcagTAGTGTTTTATCTGAATGAAACTTTAAAGACTGTCCGAGCGCCCACCAGATTTTTTAAGTGTGGGGAAGGATCCTGCACAGAggtaaagttgtccagttgcccatagcaaccagataactTCTTGAAGTTTTAAAGACTGCCTCTAAAGAAATacaaatggttgctatgggcaactgttccattttcctctgcacaagttttaataaatttccCTCTATGTGGCCTATTAAGTGCATCCTCTGGGCAGCACAGTACTCCCTTATATTAAAGCAATGAGATCTATTACAGAAAGAAATTGAACACTCATTTTGTACAGGTTCTTAATTTTTAAATTAAAGCTCTCATTACAGATCTGTGTGCTGTAAAAACAGTGATCCCTTAACCCCTAGATGAGAGCGTGCATGTATGCCCTTGCTGTCtgggacttaacgcaccagggccTAAATTTGCGCCTTGGAGCATAGGAGCTGGCTGCACTCAATATGTGGAGAGTGTCAGCAACTATGAGTAGCACGTAGGCATAAATGCCTTTTGCAGTTAGCTCCAAATTGGACTCTACAACATCACAGGGGTCCAATGAGCTAAAATGGTGGAAGCCCCCTTTGGGTCTGTAGGCAGGCATAACTTATTTCTCTTGAAAGGCGAGAGGAAAATTGAAGTCTTAAAATGAGCTGTCCAGTGACAGAAACCCACCGCTTCAATTCTGCTTCGCCACAGACTCTCTGGAGGTTCTGTTTGTGAGCTTTTAAATAGACTAGGAAGAAACTATGTTTGAATGAAAAGTTGAGTAGTTTCTGCAAAACCTTTAAATCAATTAAGCATGTGTAAAACGCATATAACAGTTTTACAATGTGCCCTGTGTAAAGAGGTAAGGCAATATGATTTCTATTCTAACCAGTTCCCCCGTTATCCTTTCCCACTTTGCAATTCTCATCAAGAAAGAATGCTGACAGACCTAGTAGTATTGGAACTATGGATGGTTGAGGCAGTTGAGTACAGTGACCCTGAGTGCCTGC containing:
- the ATP5F1B gene encoding ATP synthase subunit beta, mitochondrial encodes the protein MLGAVGRCSAGALKAFKPAASSLQLGQSLLRSSPAALQAQRDYAAQAATAAKPGVATGRIVAVIGAVVDVQFDEGLPPILNALEVQGRDTRLVLEVAQHLGESTVRTIAMDGTEGLVRGQRVLDAGTPIRIPVGPETLGRIMNVIGEPIDERGPITTKQHAAIHAEAPEFVEMSVEQEILVTGIKVVDLLAPYAKGGKIGLFGGAGVGKTVLIMELINNVAKAHGGYSVFAGVGERTREGNDLYHEMIESGVINLKDTTSKVALVYGQMNEPPGARARVALTGLTVAEYFRDQEGQDVLLFIDNIFRFTQAGSEVSALLGRIPSAVGYQPTLATDMGTMQERITTTKKGSITSVQAIYVPADDLTDPAPATTFAHLDATTVLSRAIAELGIYPAVDPLDSTSRIMDPNIVGNEHYDVARGVQKILQDYKSLQDIIAILGMDELSEEDKLTVARARKIQRFLSQPFQVAEVFTGHAGKLVPLKETIKGFKQILQGEYDHLPEQAFYMVGPIEEAVAKAEKLAEEHS